The segment CCAGGAGTGGCCAAGCTTCGCGACAGAGTTGGAGAAGATAGAGACGCTTCAGATTTGTTTTCCAGAATTCAAAATCATCCATGTGCCACGAGTGCGCAACCAGATTtctgattttttagctaagactgctaggACCTTTCACAGGGAGTTACttttcattggttgttctattccggtctggttatcTAGACTACCTCAaacttgagtaatagaatggccgttagacgtcaaaaaaaaaaaaaaacagactaaCAGTGACGTAAAAGCTAGAATTGTTTAAATGTGGTTCACTGCCGGTGATATTCAAGAATCAACCGTAGATCTTAGTCAAAGTCAAGAATGTCTTTGAATCTAATGACGTGGTATTTCAGTGTCAAAATAAACACGCGGTaagttttttaatttcttttcgaggaaaaactaaaatttaagtGAAAGACAATCGGGGAACAATCTGGTCTGCTGCCAAAGAGatttttacatataaataaaaataaaataataaaacagcGAGAACGAAAACTGGAAAAAGAGGAAACCTTTGTGGCTTTGTCTTATTGTCTccactgaaaaaaaaacagagaacttCTGTTCACCGATTTAACCAGTCGCCGGTGAAAATCCGATGCAATCCACTCacagcggcggcggcggcgaaggaggaggaggaggaggtggagatgTGAGTCGTGGTGGGTTATCTCGGATCCGTTCAGCTCCGGCCACTTGGATTGAAACCCTACTCGAGgacgatgaagaagatgatttgaaacCCAACCTCTGTTTAACTGAGCTTCTTACCGGAAACTCGGCAGGGTTAACAAGTCCCGACACGTTTGACTTCCCTAGTTCCGTTGAGCAGGGACTGTACAATCACCAAAGTGGGTTTTACCGTCAGAACAGCTCTCCAGCGGATTTTCTCAGTGGCTCTGGAGCTACGACTGATGGGGTTTTATCAAATTTTGAGATTCCTGCTAATTACGATTACTTGCCGCCGAACGTTAACATTTCTCCGGGGAGTAAACGGTCGAGAGAAATTGAAGCTCAGTTCTCTTCCCAGATGGTAACCTTTCTTCGACATAATCTGttcttatttgatttattttcttattgttATCAATTTGTATGAAATTATAGTCAGTATTTTGAGTCCAGGCTCTGACTGAGATTAGTACAGTCATAGTTTAATGGGTCTTTGAAATGAAATTATTAGTCTTGGAGACAATAAAGATGTAAAAGAGCAGTCTTGTCCAATTTTGACAACTACAAAACTCAGCAAGTtgcagtatttttttttttttccagtggCTGACATAAAACTTCTATTAGTAAATGTCAAACCAGAAACATGCTTTTTTAAATCCCTTATATCCAAGGCGCTCAAATCTGAAGTTCGCCTTACTCTTGTGAGATGAGAAATGTTCATATGATTCTTGGACTTGGATAATTAACTCTTTCCTTTTATTCTCTTGAGTAGAAAGAAGAGCAAATGAGTAGTGGTGTATCAGGAATGATGGATATGAACATGGATACGCTTCTTGACGACTCGGTTCCTTTTAGGGTTCGTGCTAAACGCGGTTGTGCAACTCATCCTCGTAGCATCGCTGAACGGGTATTTGCTTAAAAGCTTCACGCTTTGCAGTCATAACAGTTTGTGTTGTTTCTGTgtgcattttgttttttttttaatgtattttctcTATTCATATGATTAGATGAGGAGAACACGAATAAGTGACCGGATCAGGAGGCTGCAAGAACTTGTTCCTAACATGGATAAGGTAGTTTTCTTAAAAGCTTAAGGTAAGATTTAGTGCGCTTATTAGGCTTGACCGTAAAGAACAATGGATGTTAACTGTTGATGATTGTGAAGGCACTGATAAAAATTACGGTATGGTCCATAAACTATGGTGGTGCAGGTTTTTATTCGAATATTCTTTGAGTGATATCTGATTAGTTTCCTCGTTCTACCTTAAGAAATCGAACGTTTGAGAAATGGTTTCTGAAACGCTGAGAAAGATAAATAAATCTCCTAAAGATATGAAAAGACTGAGATTTGAttatctttttcctttttttgcaGCAAACCAACACTGCGGACATGTTAGAAGAGGCTGTGGAGTATGTGAAAGCTCTTCAACGCCAGATCcaggtttatatatatatcaacatcAATTTAGCATATGAAATGAGGGAAAATGACTCGAGAAAAATCTGTCGGAAAGAGCAATTGAGCAATGATTAGTAACacaaactataaaaataaatcattttgtatttttatttgttttcatcatTTTTTCTGTTCTTTTTTATTGATTCAGGAGTTGACAGAGCAACAGAAGAGGTGCAGATGCACACCTAAAGAAGAACAATAAGGTTTCCTttagaattgatatatatatatatatatatatgtaatttttttgtttagtctTTAAAAtggaaattttatgtttaccactttcatgctaccaatttttatttctaacactactaaaaagacattttcaaaaataattttttcagtAAATggtaaaagactcttatgctttgttttatatatatctaataaataaataaatatttaaataaataaaaatctaaaaaaataaaaaaataactttttttaatctttttttttcaaattatactATTCGAAATTCAAACTTTAAATCCTAAAACTCagctttaaaccctaaaccaacaATCTTAAACcttataattttattgaaatacAAACTCTACCCCCTAAACgatcaatcctaaaccctagGCATGGGCGTTCGGGTCTTTGGATCGGGTTCAGGCCGATTCCTTTATGGTCCAGGTCTTTTCGGGTCCTAAATATTTAGATCCAATAGGTACTTAGAaattttcggttcgggttcggatcggttcttatcgggttcgggtctataattaaaatacccgTAATTTTTTGGGTCCAAACCAAGTAtgggtcgggttcgggtttTTAGGATCTGAAAAGGACATGATATACCCAATTCCATCAACTTTAGTTGaatatttgtcatatatattttaaattttacaaaaccACTTGAATgaaactattaaaaattaaaataaaacattttaaaactctaaattttacattttaaaactttatattactttaaaaatgttaaaaaataataaatattgttaacaaaagatatttcaacaaaatcataaaataatatatataaaatagaacacaaaaacatcatagttttagatatacatgtttttaagTCGGGTACAAATCAGTTCTTATTGGTTCGGGTCTACTCAGGTCGGTTCTTTTTGGGTCCATGTCTATTCGGGTCTGTTCCTTTTCAGTTCTGGTTCTttcgttgtaaaaaaaatttagattcaAAAGGTACTTGTAAATTTTCGGTCCGGTCTCGGGTTGGGTATTTTTGGGTCGGTTCCAATTCGGATCTTCGGGTACAGGTTAAAATGCCCATGCCTACTAAACcctatattttttcaaaaaaatacgaaccctaaactttgaaacatcaactctaaaccctaaaacatcaactttaaaccctaaaacatcaactctaaaccctaaatcctaaacttcaactgtaaaccctaaaccatcaacactaaaccctaaactatcaattctaaactctaaaccctaaactctatatccaaaaccctaaatcctaaaaccctagagttgatgttttagaatTTGGATTTGAAGgttggttttagggtttagagttgatgttttaggatttagagttgatgttgtaggatttagatttgaaggtttagggtttaggatttagagttgatgtttcggagtttagggtttagagttgatggtttagggtttatagttgTTGATTTacggtttagagttgatgttttaagtttaaatttagggtttagggtttagggtttcgtttatggtttagagttgatgttttaggggttagattttaagatttagggtttagagttggtgtttcggggtttagggtttagagttgatattTCATGGTTTACAGTTGattatttagggtttagaattgatGTTTTAAGTTTAGATTAATTTACCATACgtttttttgtcaaagttaaTCAGAGGGTTATAAATGTTTAGAATTGAAGATGAtgataaaagtggttagtgtaaataTAAAAAGTGATGTTTTGAAAATGGtatttttgacaattttttgaagagaaattttatgtttatcacTTTTACGCTACCAGTTTTCATAACACTACTaaaaagatattttcaaaaataacttCATTCTTAAatgacaaaagactcttatgcttttgttctttatatatctaataaataaatatataaataaataaaaaaattaataaataactttttaaatttttttttcgaattatactcttttgaaattcaaaccctaaaccataaaaCTCTACTCTAAACCCCAAACcaaaaatcttaaaccctatttttttttgaaatacgaACCCTCAATCCTAaaccttatatttttttaaaaaaatacgaACCCTAAACCTTGAAACatcaactttaaaccctaaaacatcaattttaaatcctaaatcctaaacttcaactctaaaccctaaacaataaacactaaactctaaactatCAACCCTAAACCCGAAAaaattaactctaaaccctaaaacataaactctaaatcctaaacctttaactctaaaccttaaatcctaaaccctaaaaccgaAAACCCAAGAGTTgatattttagggtttagtttgaAGGTTTAGGTTTATAtggtttagatttgaaggtttagggttcgaatttcagaaaaatatagAGTTTATGGTTTCGaattgatgttttagggtttagatttgaaggtttagggtttagagttgatgtttcgggatttagggtttagagttgatgtttcatcgtttagggtttagagttgatattttaagtttagattttgggtttacgtttagggtttagatttgaaggtttagagttgatgtttcatggtttagggtttaaagttgatGTTTcatggtttaggatttagagttgatGATTTATGGTTTAGAATTGATGTTAATCAAaagattataaatgttttgtacCTTTCATTGAAAATGATGATAAAAATAGTTAGTGTGAACATGAAAAGTGGAGATTTGATCTTCATCTTCAATGGTGATGGTCTGTTCGAAAAGTCGAAACATGATCCTTTTATTTAATTAGAAAAACAGATTATTTGTTGTATGAATTTTAGCTGTGAAATCTTGGTACAATAAGGaggaaaatatttaagaatcaaTAAGAAGTGTATGTTGATATATATACGAGAAAAAATCATtgtataattcaaatttgaggTGGTTTggataataaaaccaaaataaaataaccaacaaaacaaaagtttaTATGAAAAGAAAGAGTGAGCATAGCTAAGTGATCTACAATTTCAATATTCCTGAAGAATATAACTTAACGTGAAATCTCGTAATTTGCTCTTTTAAGTTTTGCATCATTTTCAACTTCGTCCAATCATTTGGCCATGTTTTAGAGTCCCTTAACATTgctattaattatttatttataatctgGCCCAAAATGTTAATATGTCAAATGATGCAACATGTTTTCTACTGTCCACTGTAGCGCTTCTGACTCCGTATGCAGTAGAGATTTCCATCTTGGATTTCCTCCTATGCCTAGAACAGATACAACTCATGGATGTGTATTCCATATTGAAGGGAGGGAgaaagttatttatttttttgtcgtTTTTATCCAGTATAAATGTAACTTTGTTGTTATATTTTTTCATCACTAAAAGATCATATTGGAAGATAAAGAAATATAATAGAGATTACACCGAGAGAACAAACATCAAGCCAACATGTTTTACCAAAACTCCAAAAGACAAAAGccaacaaat is part of the Brassica rapa cultivar Chiifu-401-42 chromosome A09, CAAS_Brap_v3.01, whole genome shotgun sequence genome and harbors:
- the LOC103839981 gene encoding transcription factor bHLH80, whose product is MQSTHSGGGGEGGGGGGGDVSRGGLSRIRSAPATWIETLLEDDEEDDLKPNLCLTELLTGNSAGLTSPDTFDFPSSVEQGLYNHQSGFYRQNSSPADFLSGSGATTDGVLSNFEIPANYDYLPPNVNISPGSKRSREIEAQFSSQMKEEQMSSGVSGMMDMNMDTLLDDSVPFRVRAKRGCATHPRSIAERMRRTRISDRIRRLQELVPNMDKQTNTADMLEEAVEYVKALQRQIQELTEQQKRCRCTPKEEQ